Proteins encoded together in one Haloarcula rubripromontorii window:
- a CDS encoding (2Fe-2S)-binding protein — MEIELELNGVERTVEASKSDSLLDVLRRNGYTGAKRGCDTGACGFCTVHVDGEPVKSCVEPVTKVQGASVETIEGLGTQDDLHPVQQAFVENTALQCGFCIPGMIMRSTALLEANPAPTEQEVREALSDNLCRCTGYKKIVEAVLDAAEQMDDGTAVAADGGRALDSDDGATTEVECSRTDCGCTEGEK; from the coding sequence ATGGAAATCGAACTGGAACTGAACGGTGTGGAGCGGACTGTCGAAGCATCGAAGTCCGATTCGCTGCTCGATGTCCTTCGACGGAACGGGTACACTGGCGCGAAGCGGGGGTGTGACACCGGCGCGTGTGGCTTCTGTACGGTACACGTCGACGGTGAGCCGGTGAAATCCTGCGTCGAGCCGGTGACGAAAGTGCAGGGCGCATCCGTCGAGACAATCGAAGGGCTGGGTACACAGGACGACCTGCATCCGGTGCAACAGGCATTCGTGGAGAATACTGCGCTACAGTGTGGGTTTTGCATTCCCGGGATGATTATGCGCTCAACGGCGCTACTAGAAGCGAATCCGGCCCCGACCGAACAGGAGGTTCGGGAAGCGCTGTCGGACAATCTCTGTCGATGTACTGGCTACAAGAAAATCGTCGAAGCGGTACTGGACGCCGCCGAGCAGATGGACGACGGGACAGCCGTGGCCGCGGACGGTGGACGGGCACTCGATAGCGACGATGGAGCCACCACCGAAGTCGAGTGTTCACGCACCGACTGCGGCTGCACGGAGGGCGAGAAGTGA